Proteins encoded within one genomic window of Misgurnus anguillicaudatus chromosome 18, ASM2758022v2, whole genome shotgun sequence:
- the naa20 gene encoding N-alpha-acetyltransferase 20 isoform X1: MVKSRLYRDIYCRADARLKIPCNLDPLTETYGIPFYLQYLAHWPEYFIVAEAPGGELMGYIMGKAEGSVAREEWHGHVTALSVAPEFRRLGLAAKLMEMLEEISERKGGFFVDLFVRVSNQVAVNMYKQLGYSVYRTVIEYYSASNGEPDEDAYDMRKALSRDTEKKSIIPLPHPVRPEDIE, translated from the exons ATGGTAAAGTCGCGGCTTTACCGCGATATTTACTGTCGCGCCGATGCACGTCTCAAAATACCGTG TAATCTGGATCCTTTGACTGAGACT TATGGGATTCCCTTTTATCTGCAGTATCTGGCTCATTGGCCCGAGTATTTCATAGTAGCAGAAGCTCCGGGTGGTGAACTGATGGGTTACA TAATGGGAAAAGCAGAAGGATCCGTCGCCAGAGAAGAATGGCACGGTCATGTGACCGCTCTGTCTGTGGCACCCGAGTTCAGACGACTGGGTCTGGCTGCTAAACTCATGGAGATGCTGGAAGAGATTTCAGAGAG gAAGGGTGGATTCTTTGTCGATCTCTTTGTACGAGTCTCCAATCAAGTGGCTGTAAATATGTACAAACAGCTGGGTTACAGCGTCTACAGAACTGTGATAGAGTATTACTCTGCTAGTAACGGAGAGCCAGATGAAGATGCTTACG ACATGAGGAAAGCTTTATCCAGAGACACAGAGAAGAAATCTATAATCCCTCTTCCTCATCCTGTCCGACCGGAGGACATTGAATAA
- the naa20 gene encoding N-alpha-acetyltransferase 20 isoform X2, whose protein sequence is MTTLRAFTCDDLFKFNNINLDPLTETYGIPFYLQYLAHWPEYFIVAEAPGGELMGYIMGKAEGSVAREEWHGHVTALSVAPEFRRLGLAAKLMEMLEEISERKGGFFVDLFVRVSNQVAVNMYKQLGYSVYRTVIEYYSASNGEPDEDAYDMRKALSRDTEKKSIIPLPHPVRPEDIE, encoded by the exons ATGACAACATTACGAGCTTTCACGTGCGATGATCTGTTTAAATTCAATAACAT TAATCTGGATCCTTTGACTGAGACT TATGGGATTCCCTTTTATCTGCAGTATCTGGCTCATTGGCCCGAGTATTTCATAGTAGCAGAAGCTCCGGGTGGTGAACTGATGGGTTACA TAATGGGAAAAGCAGAAGGATCCGTCGCCAGAGAAGAATGGCACGGTCATGTGACCGCTCTGTCTGTGGCACCCGAGTTCAGACGACTGGGTCTGGCTGCTAAACTCATGGAGATGCTGGAAGAGATTTCAGAGAG gAAGGGTGGATTCTTTGTCGATCTCTTTGTACGAGTCTCCAATCAAGTGGCTGTAAATATGTACAAACAGCTGGGTTACAGCGTCTACAGAACTGTGATAGAGTATTACTCTGCTAGTAACGGAGAGCCAGATGAAGATGCTTACG ACATGAGGAAAGCTTTATCCAGAGACACAGAGAAGAAATCTATAATCCCTCTTCCTCATCCTGTCCGACCGGAGGACATTGAATAA
- the crnkl1 gene encoding crooked neck-like protein 1, translating to MASTAAGKQRIPKVAKVKNKAPAEVQITAEQLLREAKERELELLPPPPKQKITDQEELNDYKLKKRKGFEDNIRKNRTVISNWIKYAQWEESLKEILRARSIYERALDVDHRNITLWLKYAEMEMKSRQVNHARNIWDRAITILPRVNQFWYKYTYMEEMLGNIAGCRQVFERWMEWEPEEQAWHSYINFELRYKEVDKARSIYENFVMVHPEVKNWIKYAHFEEKHGYIARGRKVFERAVEFFGEDQISESLCVAFARFEEKQKEFERVRVIYKYALDRIPKQQAQELFKNYTVFEKRFGDRRGIEDVIVSKRRFQYEEEVKANPHNYDAWFDYLRLVESDADADTVREVYERAIANTPPIQEKRHWRRYIYLWINYALYEELEVKDPERTRQVYQACLELIPHKKFTFAKIWLLYGQFEIRQKNLQNARRGLGTAIGKCPKNKLFKGYIELELQLREFDRCRKLYEKYLEFSPENCTTWIKFAELESILGDTDRARAIFELAIGQPRLDMPEVLWKSYIDFEIEQEEYDNTRSLYKRLLQRTQHVKVWISYAQFELSIDSEERLQRCRQIYEEANKGLQGCEEKEERLMLMESWRDFEEEFGTVANKERVQKLLPEKVKKRRKITAEDGSDAGWEEYYDYIFPEDSANQPNLKLLAMAKMWKKQQQQQQEETEEQEVSDADEPEKSPEAEDEEPVAPKQNEFDDRDDEDESSSSSSDSDEEEHKEETEKTKTDADKD from the exons ATGGCGTCCACAGCGGCGGGAAAACAGAGAATCCCTAAAGTGGCGAAG gTGAAGAATAAAGCTCCTGCAGAGGTTCAGATCACCGCAGAGCAGCTGCTCAGAGAAGCTAAAGAGAGAGAACTTGAGTTACTGCCTCCTCCACCTAAACAGAAGATCACTGATCAGGAGGAACTCAACGACTATAAACTGAAAAAGAGAAAG GGATTTGAGGACAACATCAGGAAAAACAGAACGGTCATCAGTAACTGGATCAAGTACGCACAATGGGAGGAGAGTCTGAAAGAGATCCTGAG GGCCCGCTCTATTTACGAGCGAGCGCTGGATGTAGATCACAGGAACATCACGCTGTGGCTGAAGTACGCCGAGATGGAGATGAAAAGCCGGCAGGTGAATCACGCTCGCAACATCTGGGACCGAGCCATCACCATCCTGCCACGTGTCAATCAGTTCTG GTACAAGTACACGTATATGGAGGAGATGCTGGGGAACATCGCGGGTTGCAGGCAGGTGTTTGAGCGCTGGATGGAGTGGGAGCCTGAAGAACAGGCCTGGCATTCCTACATCAACTTTGAGCTACGATATAAGGAAGTGGACAAGGCGCGCAGCATCTATGAGAACT TCGTGATGGTCCATCCTGAAGTGAAGAACTGGATCAAGTACGCTCACTTTGAGGAGAAACACGGCTACATCGCTCGCGGGAGGAAGGTGTTCGAGAGAGCGGTGGAGTTTTTCGGTGAAGATCAGATAAGCGAGAGTCTCTGTGTGGCTTTTGCTAGATTTGAAGAGAAGCAGAAAGAG TTTGAGAGAGTTCGGGTCATCTATAAATACGCTTTGGACCGAATCCCCAAACAACAGGCCCAGGAACTGTTTAAGAATTACACTGTGTTTGAGAAGAGGTTTGGAGACAGGAGAGGAATCGAGGATGTGATCGTCAGCAAAAGAAGATTTCAGTATGAAGAGGAGGTCAAG GCAAACCCACATAACTATGACGCCTGGTTCGATTATCTGCGTCTGGTGGAGAGTGACGCTGATGCGGATACTGTAAGAGAAGTGTATGAGAGAGCCATAGCCAACACCCCACCCATCCAAGAGAAGAGACACTGGAGACGCTACATCTACCTGTGGATTAACTACGCTCTCTATGAGGAGCTGGAGGTCAAG GACCCTGAAAGAACACGGCAGGTGTATCAGGCCTGTTTGGAGCTAATACCACACAAAAAG TTCACATTCGCCAAGATCTGGCTCCTATACGGACAGTTTGAAATCCGACAGAAGAACTTGCAGAACGCAAGACGAGGCCTG GGCACAGCCATCGGGAAATGTCCTAAAAACAAGCTGTTCAAGGGTTACATCGAGCTGGAGCTTCAGTTGAGAGAGTTTGATCGCTGTAGGAAGCTCTATGAGAAGTACCTGGAGTTCAGTCCAGAAAACTGCACCACCTGGATCAAGTTTGCAGAACTGGAGAGCATCCTGGGAGACACGGACCGAGCCAGAGCCATATTTGAGCTGGCCATAGGACAACCACGATTAGACATGCCCGAG GTGCTGTGGAAGTCGTACATTGACTTTGAGATTGAACAAGAAGAATATGACAACACACGTAGCCTTTATAAAAGACTGTTACAGCGCACACAGCATGTCAAG GTTTGGATCAGTTATGCTCAGTTTGAGCTGTCCATCGACAGTGAAGAGCGTCTGCAGAGATGTAGACAGATCTATGAAGAGGCTAACAAAGGTCTGCAGGGCTGCGAGGAGAAGGAGGAACGTTTGATGCTCATGGAGTCCTGGAGAGATTTCGAGGAGGAGTTTGGAACGGTCGCCAACAAGGAAAGAGTCCAGAAACTTCTGCCTGAGAAAGTGAAGAAGAGGAGAAAGATCACGGCAGAGGATGGG TCGGATGCTGGCTGGGAGGAATACTATGACTACATCTTTCCTGAAGATTCTGCTAACCAGCCCAACCTCAAACTGCTGGCCATGGCCAAGATGTGGAAGaaacaacagcagcagcagcaggaAGAAACAGAAGAGCAGGAGGTTTCAGATGCAGACGAACCAGAAAAGAGTCCAGAAGCGGAGGATGAGGAACCTGTGGCACCCAAACAGAACGAGTTTGATGACCGTGATGATGAGGACGAGAGCAGCAGCTCCAGCAGTGACAGTGATGAAGAAGAGCACAAGGAGGAGACGGAAAAAACCAAGACGGATGCAGACAAAGACTGA